The following proteins are encoded in a genomic region of Primulina huaijiensis isolate GDHJ02 chromosome 3, ASM1229523v2, whole genome shotgun sequence:
- the LOC140972785 gene encoding scarecrow-like protein 22 — protein MRGMPLPFDFEGPGVLDLERVVEKSDFFTDCGTLSFDFFKKNCFLDSSFVEPTSVLDSARISSRPTSSSTLSSSFCGGGGGAPSTDTAEVAAVSDTNPSPKWQQDSTTATSSNVARVDSELLPVPTSLETGIACGGGVVNAEKCSMEDWESVLSESVAVSPTQEQSILRMIMGDAEDTGMENLNKGLQFSGGGSSAAAEFEFSAGFGAVDQSFGGDQFGAHFMPTFQNFPNSSNRSNAENFVLSSIVPKMKPPIFNPQLMMNQHQIQQSQNPSFNIPLTFVPHQEQNLFVAPQSKRLHTGTICGGLDPRGQILKGSYEDTGQHELFISRQQAIPHQLQLLPQYLQHRPIGSGQKPKIDGGDEPGHCLQQQQQAIIDQLYKAAELVQTGNPVLAQEILARLNHQFSPIDKPFHRAAFYCKEALQLLLQTNNNLDLCTTTSSPFSLIFKIGAYKAFSEISPLVQFAHFTCNQALLEAFDGFHRIHIVDFDIGYGGQWASLIQELALRNEGTPSLKITVLASPATHDQIELGLTRENLVQFASEINLAFEFEVMSMDSLNSGSWSQCWHTSDGEVVAVNLPVGSFVNYQLPVPLVLHFVKQLSPRIVVSVDRGCDRTDLSFANHMIHALQSYSYLLESLDAANMNADATQKIERFFIHPGIEKVVTGRFLYPEKTQHWRTMFLSSGFSPVTFSNFTESQAECLIKKTPIRGFQVEKRQSSLILCWQRKELISASAWRC, from the exons ATGAGGGGGATGCCCTTACCCTTTGATTTTGAGGGGCCGGGGGTGTTAGATTTGGAGCGGGTTGTGGAGAAAAGTGATTTTTTTACTGATTGTGGCACCCtttcctttgattttttcaagaaaaattgtTTCTTGGATAGCAGTTTTGTTGAGCCCACGTCTGTCCTGGATTCTGCAAGGATTTCTAGCCGGCCCACATCTTCCTCAACCCTGTCTTCTTCTTTCTGTGGCGGTGGCGGCGGTGCCCCATCTACCGACACGGCGGAGGTGGCGGCGGTTTCGGACACAAACCCATCTCCCAAGTGGCAGCAAGATTCGACTACTGCCACCAGCTCCAATGTCGCACGAGTTGATTCCGAACTCCTCCCTGTTCCGACGTCTCTTGAGACCGGAATAGCCTGCGGCGGCGGTGTTGTAAACGCGGAGAAATGTTCTATGGAGGATTGGGAGAGTGTGCTGTCGGAGTCTGTCGCTGTTTCTCCGACTCAAGAACAGTCTATTCTCCGGATGATCATGGGGGATGCGGAGGATACTGGAATGGAAAATCTGAATAAGGGTCTTCAATTTAGCGGTGGTGGCAGTTCAGCTGCGGCGGAGTTTGAGTTCAGTGCGGGGTTTGGAGCTGTGGATCAAAGCTTTGGTGGTGACCAATTTGGCGCACATTTTATGCCCACATTTCAAAATTTCCCCAACAGTAGTAATAGATCAAATGCCGAAAATTTTGTTTTGTCTTCAATCGTCCCAA AAATGAAGCCTCCCATTTTCAATCCCCAGCTGATGATGAACCAGCACCAAATTCAGCAATCTCAGAACCCCTCGTTTAACATACCTCTAACGTTTGTACCACACCAAGAGCAGAATCTTTTTGTGGCTCCTCAGTCGAAAAGGCTCCACACAGGGACTATTTGTGGTGGCCTGGATCCCCGTGGCCAAATATTGAAAGGTTCTTATGAGGATACAGGGCAACACGAGTTGTTCATTAGTAGACAGCAGGCAATTCCTCATCAGCTTCAGTTACTTCCCCAATATCTGCAACATAGGCCCATCGGTTCGGGGCAGAAGCCAAAAATCGACGGTGGGGATGAACCAGGACATTGCCTCCAGCAACAACAGCAGGCAATAATCGACCAGCTGTACAAAGCGGCTGAGCTGGTCCAGACAGGGAATCCTGTACTCGCGCAAGAGATATTGGCGCGGCTCAATCACCAGTTCTCTCCCATTGATAAGCCTTTTCATAGGGCTGCTTTTTATTGCAAGGAGGCGTTGCAATTGCTCCTCCAAACTAACAACAATCTTGACCTGTGTACCACCACTTCTTCCCCATTTAGTCTCATTTTCAAGATCGGTGCTTATAAGGCCTTCTCTGAGATTTCACCCCTAGTACAATTTGCGCATTTTACTTGCAATCAAGCCCTCCTAGAAGCCTTTGACGGATTCCATAGGATTCATATTGTGGATTTTGATATTGGATATGGTGGACAATGGGCCTCTCTCATTCAGGAGCTAGCACTAAGGAACGAGGGCACACCTTCTTTGAAAATCACTGTACTTGCCTCACCCGCGACTCATGATCAGATAGAGCTCGGACTCACTCGGGAAAATCTCGTCCAGTTTGCTAGTGAAATAAATCTAGCATTTGAGTTCGAGGTTATGAGCATGGATTCTTTGAATTCCGGTTCATGGTCTCAGTGTTGGCACACATCCGATGGTGAAGTGGTTGCTGTGAATCTTCCCGTTGGTTCCTTTGTCAATTACCAGTTACCGGTTCCTTTAGTCCTGCACTTTGTGAAACAATTGTCACCAAGAATTGTTGTTTCTGTGGACCGAGGATGTGACAGAACCGATCTTTCATTTGCCAACCATATGATTCACGCCCTTCAATCGTATTCCTACCTCCTCGAGTCACTGGATGCAGCTAATATGAATGCGGATGCCACACAAAAGATCGAGAGGTTTTTTATCCATCCGGGAATCGAAAAAGTTGTCACGGGCCGTTTTCTTTATCCTGAAAAGACACAGCATTGGAGGACTATGTTTCTATCATCCGGCTTCTCCCCAGTAACATTTAGCAATTTCACGGAATCACAAGCCGAATGCCTCATAAAGAAGACCCCCATAAGAGGATTCCAGGTAGAGAAGAGACAGTCATCGCTCATCCTATGTTGGCAACGGAAGGAGTTGATCTCTGCTTCGGCTTGGAGATGCTAA